The genomic DNA AGAATGTCGAGCTTGGCTGTCGTCAAAGCTTTGAGCATATCGCACGTTTCGGCGTCGATATTGAAGCGGCCTACAAATTATATCCTCAATATTTTTCTAACTGGAATCCTGAGTTTTTGCAGATGTTCACCTGCAAAATGGATGCGTTTTATAATATGAAATTTAACATTAAATGAGGAAGTGTCTTAAATGAAAGCAATTCAGGTAGTTCGGCCGGGAGAGCTTGTAATTAGCGACCAACCGCTGCCGGTACCAGAAATCGCCGGTCACGTACTGATTCAAATAAAAGCAGCGGGAATCTGCGGATCAGACATCAGCATTTTTCGGGGTACATCGCCTGTGGCGGTCTATCCACGCATCATTGGGCATGAATTTGCCGGAGAAGTCGTGTCAACCGGCGCAAATGTTTCTGGCGTAGATCCGGGCGACCATGTGGTGGTTAATCCGGTTATACAATGTGGCGAATGCCCAATCTGCAAACGTGGTCGCGGCAACGTTTGCGCGAATCTACAGGTTATCGGTGTGCATGTCGATGGCGGATTCAGGGAATATGTAAGCGTTCCCGAAAAAAATGTCTTTAAAATATCCTCTGATATTGCGTGGGAGGAGGCTGCGATTATCGAACCCTACACTGTAGCGGCTCAGGTAACTAGCCGGGGCGGCGTTCAGGCGGGAGATACTGTGCTGATTTTAGGTTGCGGCCAGATTGCGCTGACCATTTTACAGGTCTGCAAACTCATCGGTGCCTCCTGCATTATGACCGATCTGGTTGCGAGCAGGCTTGAGCGCGCAAAAGAATTTGGTGCAGACGAGGTTATCAACTCCGCTGTTGAAGATGTCCGTTCGCGCGTGCTTGAACTGACCGGCGGCCTGGGCGTAGATGTGTCAATTGACGCCGCCTGTGTCGGCAAAACTTTGGAACAAGCAGCAGAATGCACGCGTTCGGCCGGTGTAGTTGTCACGATGGGCTTTGCTGAACGCATTGTTCCGATCACCGAATTGGCTATTACAAAAAACGAGCTGGATATTCGCGGCTCTAGGCTTAATAACAACAAATTTCCACAGGTCATTGAATGGGTTGAAAGCGGAAAGCTTCAACCACGGAAGATTATCACCCATAAACTGCCCTTCACTGATGTTTTGGAAGGCTTTGAAAAAATCAAAAACGACCCTGAAAATACCCTCAAGGTCATTTTGACATTTGAACAAGAGTAAGAAGAACCAGCTTTGCACATCAAAGTTCGAAGCAGGCACACGACTGGGGAAAGCGGGTAGTTAGCTGCCCTCTTTCTCTTTTAATTATGCCCAGTGCTGCTTGCGCTCAACAACGTGCCCTTGCAGCGTGACGCTTCGCTGTTCGAAAAACATCAAAGCTTAAAGACTGTCTGCGTTCAACCCTTTGTGCGACAAAGCTTGGCGAGAACCTTTAAGAGACGGATCTTGATAAGCAATAGAGAATTATTTAAAAGCAGACGTATGCGGTAAAGATGTAATCCGCGAAATTATAGAAATAGAGGTGCTTGACAAATGAAAATGACATTCCGTTGGTATGGCGAAGGCAACGACAGCGTGACCTTGAAGCAAATCCGTCAGATTCCGGGCTGTACCGGCCTGATGGGTGTGCTGGATCAATATGCGGCCGGCGAGGTTTGGCCACTGGAAGTGATTCGTGATTATGTAAAACACGTCAACAGCCATGGTCTTGAAGTGGAAGTTATTGAGAGCGTCAATGTCCATGAGGATATCAAGTTGGGTCTGCCCACCCGCGACCGATATATTCAAAATTACATCACTACCATCCGCAACCTTGCGGCCTGTGGCATCAAGGTGATTGTGTATAACTTCATGCCCGTGCTCGACTGGCTACGTACCGAC from Oscillospiraceae bacterium MB24-C1 includes the following:
- a CDS encoding zinc-binding alcohol dehydrogenase family protein, with protein sequence MKAIQVVRPGELVISDQPLPVPEIAGHVLIQIKAAGICGSDISIFRGTSPVAVYPRIIGHEFAGEVVSTGANVSGVDPGDHVVVNPVIQCGECPICKRGRGNVCANLQVIGVHVDGGFREYVSVPEKNVFKISSDIAWEEAAIIEPYTVAAQVTSRGGVQAGDTVLILGCGQIALTILQVCKLIGASCIMTDLVASRLERAKEFGADEVINSAVEDVRSRVLELTGGLGVDVSIDAACVGKTLEQAAECTRSAGVVVTMGFAERIVPITELAITKNELDIRGSRLNNNKFPQVIEWVESGKLQPRKIITHKLPFTDVLEGFEKIKNDPENTLKVILTFEQE